A section of the Deinococcus hopiensis KR-140 genome encodes:
- a CDS encoding protein adenylyltransferase SelO, producing MSASIFRFDNTYARDLQGFYTPWKPASVPSPALLFFNRELALELGLDPEALDGAEGAAIFAGNQVPEGAEPLAQAYAGHQFGGFSPQLGDGRALLLGEVIDPLGRRHDVVLKGSGRTPFSRGGDGKAAVGPMLREVLIGEAIHALGIPTTRALAVAATGEPVYRQQPLPGAVLTRVAASHLRVGTFEFFAARGETERVRQLADYAIARHDPDLVGSAGGQYLALLQRVAQRQAALVAGWMNVGFIHGVMNTDNVTISGETIDYGPCAFMEAYDPDAVFSSIDEGGRYAYSNQPLVTRWNLARLAETLLPLIAGEESEGAVKRAIGQATEVIGAFPGWYADALLKGQREKLGLQGGDDEADRALAADWLTLLYQHRVDFTLGWRRLADAAGGDETPLRSLFPEPQVPGAWLDRWRSRAESGGGHATEWSVRAERMRRVNPAVIPRNHRVEEALAAASEREDLAPFRRLLAALRRPYDGAPDQAEYTEPAPAEATACYRTFCGT from the coding sequence ATGTCGGCCTCCATTTTCCGCTTTGACAACACCTATGCGCGGGACCTGCAGGGCTTCTACACGCCCTGGAAGCCGGCTTCCGTTCCTTCACCGGCCCTGCTGTTCTTCAACCGGGAACTGGCGCTTGAGCTGGGGCTGGATCCGGAAGCGCTGGACGGGGCAGAAGGTGCCGCGATCTTTGCTGGCAACCAGGTACCTGAGGGGGCCGAACCGCTCGCCCAGGCCTATGCCGGCCACCAGTTCGGCGGCTTCTCCCCTCAGCTGGGCGACGGGCGCGCCTTGCTGCTGGGGGAGGTCATCGACCCGCTTGGACGCCGCCACGACGTCGTGCTCAAGGGCTCGGGCCGCACGCCGTTCTCCAGGGGGGGCGACGGCAAGGCGGCCGTCGGCCCCATGTTGCGCGAGGTGCTGATCGGCGAGGCCATACATGCGCTGGGGATTCCCACCACGCGCGCGCTTGCCGTGGCGGCCACAGGCGAGCCAGTCTACCGCCAGCAGCCTCTGCCCGGCGCCGTTCTCACCCGCGTGGCGGCGAGCCATTTGCGGGTGGGCACCTTCGAGTTCTTCGCCGCGCGCGGCGAAACAGAACGGGTGCGGCAGCTTGCCGACTACGCCATTGCCCGGCATGACCCGGACCTCGTCGGAAGCGCCGGGGGCCAGTACCTCGCCCTGTTGCAGCGCGTGGCCCAGCGGCAGGCGGCCCTCGTTGCGGGGTGGATGAACGTCGGATTCATTCACGGCGTGATGAACACCGACAACGTCACCATTTCCGGCGAGACGATCGACTATGGACCGTGCGCCTTTATGGAAGCGTATGACCCGGACGCGGTGTTCAGCTCCATCGACGAGGGTGGCCGCTACGCCTACAGCAACCAGCCGCTGGTGACGCGCTGGAACCTGGCCCGTCTGGCCGAGACCCTGCTGCCGCTCATCGCCGGAGAGGAGAGCGAGGGCGCCGTCAAGAGGGCCATCGGCCAGGCGACCGAGGTGATCGGCGCCTTCCCCGGGTGGTACGCCGACGCGCTTTTGAAAGGCCAGCGGGAGAAGCTGGGCCTGCAAGGGGGCGACGATGAGGCGGACCGCGCGCTCGCAGCAGACTGGCTGACGTTGCTGTACCAACACCGGGTGGACTTTACCCTCGGGTGGCGCCGACTTGCAGACGCGGCGGGCGGCGACGAGACGCCGCTGCGCTCCCTGTTCCCGGAGCCGCAGGTGCCGGGCGCGTGGCTGGACCGCTGGCGGTCACGCGCGGAGAGCGGGGGCGGGCATGCCACGGAATGGAGCGTCCGGGCCGAGCGCATGCGCCGCGTCAACCCGGCGGTGATCCCACGCAACCACCGGGTGGAGGAAGCGTTGGCAGCGGCTTCCGAACGGGAAGATCTCGCCCCATTCCGCCGCCTGCTGGCGGCACTCAGGCGGCCTTACGACGGAGCGCCGGATCAGGCCGAATACACCGAACCGGCCCCCGCAGAGGCAACGGCCTGCTACCGCACGTTCTGCGGCACCTAG
- a CDS encoding aldo/keto reductase yields the protein MTDPAARVQIGTTELSLPRLGFGTAPIGGLYEPVPDEQAQAVLRAAWQAGLRYFDTAPWYGYGTAEEHLGQALHGQEGSAISTKVGRLLREDIPPHPTQLEPDGTRGFKVRTARNVTYDYSYDGVMRSHEDSLKRLNVDRVDILLIHDPDAVGVGTRELMGGAYRALHELREQGVIHAFGAGMNQWQMPAELIREGDFDLFLLAGRYTLLEQEPLREFLPLCAARDVKVVIGGVFNSGLLASPHPGARYNYAPAPDAALARAQAIQAVCTRHGVPIQAAALQFPLAHPVVASVLIAGRVPERVEENLAFLRTSVPAALWEELKAEDLLDAAAPVPVSPG from the coding sequence ATGACCGATCCCGCGGCACGCGTCCAGATTGGCACCACCGAGTTGAGTCTCCCACGGCTGGGCTTTGGAACAGCACCCATCGGGGGGTTGTACGAACCGGTGCCCGACGAACAGGCGCAGGCGGTGCTGCGGGCCGCGTGGCAGGCGGGCCTGCGGTACTTCGACACGGCTCCCTGGTACGGTTACGGCACCGCAGAGGAGCACCTGGGACAGGCCCTGCACGGCCAGGAAGGAAGCGCAATCTCCACCAAGGTGGGCCGACTGCTCCGCGAGGACATCCCGCCGCATCCGACCCAGCTCGAACCGGACGGCACCCGGGGCTTCAAGGTGCGGACGGCCAGGAACGTCACATACGACTACTCGTACGACGGCGTGATGCGCTCGCATGAGGACAGCCTGAAGCGGCTGAACGTGGACCGGGTGGACATCCTGCTGATTCACGATCCGGACGCTGTGGGCGTCGGCACGCGTGAACTGATGGGCGGAGCGTACCGGGCCCTGCACGAGTTGCGCGAGCAGGGCGTCATCCACGCCTTCGGCGCGGGTATGAACCAGTGGCAGATGCCCGCGGAGCTGATCCGGGAAGGCGACTTCGACCTCTTTCTGCTCGCGGGACGCTACACCCTGCTCGAACAGGAGCCGCTGCGGGAGTTCCTGCCGCTTTGCGCGGCGCGGGACGTGAAGGTGGTCATCGGCGGCGTGTTCAACAGCGGCCTGCTCGCCAGTCCACATCCGGGGGCCCGGTACAATTACGCGCCTGCACCCGACGCGGCGCTCGCCCGCGCCCAGGCCATCCAGGCGGTGTGCACGCGGCACGGCGTTCCGATTCAGGCGGCGGCGCTGCAGTTTCCCCTCGCGCATCCGGTGGTGGCCAGCGTTCTGATCGCTGGGCGCGTTCCGGAGCGCGTGGAGGAGAATCTGGCCTTCCTGCGGACCTCCGTCCCGGCGGCCCTGTGGGAGGAGCTGAAGGCGGAAGACCTGCTCGACGCAGCGGCGCCCGTTCCTGTTTCGCCCGGCTGA
- a CDS encoding DUF7669 domain-containing protein: protein MKTCREEVLAVARILVKQRADGTFTAQEIVAAMREYGTKHLDTTIRRHVSTEMCINAVGPNAAKYHDFERVERGRFKLL, encoded by the coding sequence ATGAAGACGTGCCGTGAAGAAGTACTCGCTGTTGCTCGCATCCTCGTCAAGCAACGCGCAGACGGCACCTTTACCGCTCAGGAGATCGTCGCCGCCATGCGCGAATACGGCACCAAGCACCTTGACACCACCATCCGGCGTCACGTCTCCACCGAGATGTGCATCAACGCGGTTGGACCGAACGCTGCCAAGTACCACGACTTCGAACGTGTCGAACGGGGACGCTTCAAGCTGTTGTAA
- a CDS encoding transposase family protein yields MLRVERLSQRPRSFESLCGLSPSAFQELATHLEPLWERAHRRSLLREGRQRRIGAGRQFKLDVPHRLLLTLVYLRHSLPMHLLGVLFEMDAAGTRPTTAWRASCERMGN; encoded by the coding sequence ATGTTGCGCGTCGAGCGACTGAGCCAGCGGCCCCGTTCCTTTGAATCTTTGTGTGGGTTGAGCCCAAGTGCGTTTCAGGAGCTGGCGACCCACCTGGAACCCCTCTGGGAGAGAGCCCATCGCCGGTCCCTCCTACGGGAGGGACGGCAACGCCGGATTGGAGCAGGGCGACAGTTCAAGCTCGATGTTCCTCACCGATTGCTGCTGACCCTGGTCTACCTCCGCCATTCCCTTCCGATGCATCTGTTGGGTGTGCTGTTCGAGATGGATGCTGCGGGTACGAGGCCCACAACTGCATGGCGAGCCTCCTGCGAGAGGATGGGCAACTGA
- a CDS encoding winged helix-turn-helix domain-containing protein, giving the protein MKRLGFTIQVPRPTHKEAASPKEQGAFIKKSRRR; this is encoded by the coding sequence TTGAAAAGGCTTGGCTTTACTATTCAGGTTCCTCGACCGACTCATAAGGAGGCGGCTTCTCCCAAAGAACAGGGGGCATTTATAAAAAAGTCGAGGCGGCGCTGA
- a CDS encoding helix-turn-helix domain-containing protein — MLSIRAAVLIPHHTFEELEVAYRQAKRPIEHSRWQIIWLKSKGKSIPEVIDATGFSRTTISTFIAAYNANGEQALLDKRQFNKSDPALNPDQQEALFQTLEREPETGDLWTSKKSRYISRSILGLK; from the coding sequence ATTTTAAGTATAAGAGCTGCTGTCCTAATTCCGCACCATACATTTGAAGAACTTGAAGTTGCGTATCGTCAAGCCAAACGTCCTATTGAGCACTCCCGTTGGCAGATCATCTGGCTTAAAAGCAAAGGAAAGTCAATTCCAGAGGTCATTGATGCTACCGGTTTCTCACGTACGACGATCAGTACGTTTATTGCTGCCTACAATGCCAACGGCGAACAGGCCCTTCTGGATAAGCGTCAGTTTAATAAGTCCGATCCGGCTCTAAACCCAGACCAGCAAGAGGCATTATTTCAGACTCTCGAGAGGGAACCTGAAACAGGTGATCTCTGGACCAGCAAAAAGTCAAGATACATATCCAGGAGCATTTTGGGATTGAAGTGA
- a CDS encoding transposase family protein yields the protein MLICTVKRIFSTATSARAVHDLKLFRLSGVRFPHQTALIGDAGYQGLWRSHQHAITTHKATLASPLSAEQRQENRVLAYTRQGTLRVIRHMKIFHVLKGVYRHRRRRFALRFQLIAALCNLTQACPS from the coding sequence CTGCTCATCTGCACCGTGAAGCGCATCTTCAGCACCGCCACGAGCGCTAGAGCAGTTCATGACCTGAAGCTGTTCCGTTTGTCCGGCGTCCGTTTCCCTCACCAAACGGCGTTGATTGGAGATGCTGGGTACCAAGGCTTGTGGAGAAGCCATCAGCACGCCATCACCACGCACAAGGCGACGCTCGCGTCGCCTCTGTCCGCTGAGCAGCGCCAGGAGAACCGTGTGCTGGCCTACACCCGGCAGGGTACCCTACGTGTGATCCGCCACATGAAGATCTTCCACGTGTTGAAGGGCGTGTACCGACATCGGCGGCGTCGGTTCGCGCTCCGATTTCAGCTCATCGCGGCGCTGTGTAACCTCACACAAGCCTGTCCATCATGA
- a CDS encoding transposase gives MIDSQSVKTTEAGGPRGYDGDQKVSGRKRHLLVDTPCLVMAIKVHEADVLPPRGRGPPPARGRRMFFPE, from the coding sequence ATGATTGACAGCCAATCAGTCAAAACGACAGAGGCAGGTGGGCCGCGCGGGTACGACGGCGATCAGAAGGTCAGTGGACGGAAGCGTCATCTGCTCGTGGATACGCCCTGCCTCGTCATGGCGATCAAAGTGCATGAAGCGGACGTCCTTCCCCCGCGCGGGCGCGGTCCTCCTCCTGCGAGGGGGCGCCGAATGTTTTTCCCCGAATGA
- a CDS encoding transposase encodes MKHLWADAGYTGKLAGEQGTFLGWTLEIVKHPWSGRQSTWAPKDAPPRHVEVHTGFVVLKRRRVVERTFAWPWKSRRMARDDEALLETAENLVYKVLIRLMVRRLAKVHPDLLQTHFI; translated from the coding sequence ATGAAGCACCTGTGGGCGGATGCGGGATACACCGGAAAATTGGCAGGAGAACAGGGAACGTTTCTCGGCTGGACGCTGGAGATCGTGAAGCATCCCTGGTCAGGCCGGCAAAGCACCTGGGCACCAAAAGACGCACCTCCACGACACGTGGAGGTGCATACGGGATTTGTGGTGTTAAAACGGCGCCGGGTCGTGGAGCGGACCTTTGCCTGGCCCTGGAAATCCAGGCGCATGGCCAGGGACGACGAAGCTCTGCTGGAGACAGCGGAGAACCTTGTCTATAAGGTGCTAATCCGCTTGATGGTCCGCCGCTTGGCAAAGGTCCACCCTGACCTTCTTCAGACGCACTTTATTTGA
- a CDS encoding transposase — MSTAQLLPILAEVKGMLDFLGIHQVRLLADRGFCDTHLMAWLQVCGWHFRIRIKSNVLLAAPQGQRLCKVGEVQLVPRETRCFHNVTLTGRHFGPVHVVGRPTDAPEQWQVVSDQPTRIDTFAEYGERFQIEEGFLDDKSGLFGLEDSKLRDVASLERLILVIAVATLLLVSEGLQVVQRGDSACPLPSLAKRIELSQDRSTGRITRFEPGSGDLDPPDPSRRSRS; from the coding sequence GTGAGTACGGCGCAGTTGCTGCCCATCCTGGCCGAGGTCAAGGGGATGCTTGATTTCCTGGGGATACACCAGGTCCGCCTGCTCGCAGATCGAGGATTCTGCGACACCCATTTGATGGCCTGGCTTCAGGTCTGTGGATGGCATTTCCGTATCCGGATCAAATCCAATGTGCTGCTCGCTGCCCCGCAGGGGCAGCGACTGTGCAAGGTGGGCGAGGTTCAGCTCGTCCCCAGAGAAACCCGCTGTTTCCACAACGTTACCCTCACTGGACGGCACTTCGGCCCAGTTCATGTGGTGGGGCGTCCAACAGACGCTCCAGAACAGTGGCAGGTCGTCAGTGACCAGCCAACCCGCATCGATACGTTCGCCGAGTACGGCGAACGCTTCCAGATTGAAGAGGGCTTTTTGGACGACAAAAGCGGGCTCTTTGGGTTGGAGGATTCCAAGCTCCGAGACGTAGCAAGCTTGGAACGGCTGATCCTGGTCATTGCCGTCGCCACGCTGCTTTTGGTGTCCGAAGGACTTCAGGTCGTGCAGCGTGGCGACTCGGCGTGTCCTCTACCCTCACTGGCAAAGAGGATTGAGCTCTCTCAAGATCGGTCTACGGGCCGTATAACACGCTTTGAGCCGGGGTCAGGCGATCTTGACCCGCCTGACCCTTCAAGGCGGTCCCGATCCTGA
- the istB gene encoding IS21-like element helper ATPase IstB, with the protein MMVVERCREELEALGLPHAASLLESRLDAAAKKELSYADFLADLLRIEVMARDEDSRAKRLKQARLPFLRTLDQFDFAFQPSVDKRLVKELGTLSFAADGQNVILLGPPGVGKTHLAVGLGMTAIQQGESVLFVRAGQLMEDLRKAQALNRLEYRLRYYAKPKLLVIDEFGVWPYDRLAANALFGLIAARYERGSVILTSNKGFADWGEVLGDPVVASAILDRLLHHSHVLNIKGESYRLREKKKSGLFPSALVGIGETGQEVKRR; encoded by the coding sequence ATGATGGTCGTCGAACGCTGCCGGGAGGAGCTGGAAGCGTTGGGCTTGCCGCATGCGGCAAGCTTGCTGGAGAGCCGCCTGGACGCAGCAGCTAAGAAAGAGTTGTCGTACGCGGATTTTCTGGCAGACCTGTTGCGCATCGAGGTCATGGCCCGGGACGAGGACAGCCGTGCGAAGCGGCTGAAACAGGCCCGCCTGCCTTTTTTGCGGACCCTGGACCAGTTCGACTTTGCTTTTCAGCCGAGCGTGGACAAGCGGCTGGTCAAGGAGTTGGGAACCCTGTCGTTCGCAGCAGATGGTCAGAACGTCATCCTGTTGGGACCGCCGGGAGTCGGGAAGACGCATCTGGCGGTCGGGCTGGGGATGACGGCCATCCAACAAGGGGAGAGCGTGTTGTTCGTGCGGGCTGGGCAACTGATGGAGGACCTGCGCAAAGCGCAGGCCCTGAATCGGCTGGAATATCGACTGCGGTACTACGCGAAGCCGAAGCTGCTGGTGATCGATGAATTTGGCGTGTGGCCATATGACCGCCTGGCGGCGAATGCCCTGTTCGGCTTGATCGCTGCGAGGTACGAGCGGGGCAGCGTGATCCTGACGTCGAACAAGGGCTTTGCTGATTGGGGCGAAGTGCTGGGAGATCCGGTAGTGGCGAGCGCCATTCTGGACCGACTGTTGCACCACAGCCACGTGTTGAACATCAAGGGGGAGTCATATCGCCTGCGGGAGAAGAAGAAATCTGGGTTGTTCCCCAGCGCACTGGTGGGGATCGGCGAGACGGGTCAGGAGGTGAAGCGCCGTTGA
- the istA gene encoding IS21 family transposase — protein sequence MRRIIELKAAGQTVSGIARQLDLSRNTVKKYLRDPGLPQPKSRRKKGSKLDSHIPYLTGRIEQGVLSAVVLFREVQERGYNGQYTVVKDFVRPFRRTHVSASRVTTRFETDPGEQAQVDFGRYSYINLEGQTRSIWAFVMVLGWSRALYVEFIRKADTASFIRCHLNAFAYFGGMTQTILYDNTKQVVLERDEAGQPVWNPQFLDFSLRLGFAIRLCRPYRPRTKGKVESGVGYVEKNFWLGAKFVDDADLNRQARHWLDHVANVRTHGTTREKPCERLVVERPAFRPLPSLESLSVFVREPRKVGWDGFVSYGGNFYGVPWRYAGQTVDVQANNLEVQVFSGSTRIAVHPRSAQRGARFLVEAQYDGLPVPGDDAPRRRALLASQTEGLPEMEVEQRSLAEYDALVAVGTTATLEEVLATVFREEEA from the coding sequence GTGCGACGCATCATCGAACTCAAGGCCGCTGGTCAGACCGTCAGTGGGATCGCCCGTCAACTTGACCTGAGCCGCAACACCGTCAAGAAGTACCTGCGAGATCCCGGCCTACCCCAACCCAAATCGCGTCGCAAGAAGGGAAGCAAGCTCGATTCGCACATCCCCTACCTCACCGGTCGAATTGAGCAGGGTGTGCTGAGCGCCGTGGTGCTGTTCCGCGAGGTCCAGGAGCGGGGATACAACGGGCAGTACACGGTGGTCAAGGACTTCGTGCGCCCATTTCGGCGGACACATGTGTCCGCCAGCCGTGTCACCACTCGCTTCGAGACCGATCCAGGGGAACAGGCCCAGGTCGATTTCGGACGGTACAGCTACATCAACCTGGAGGGGCAGACCCGGTCCATCTGGGCCTTCGTGATGGTGCTGGGATGGTCCCGCGCGCTGTACGTCGAGTTCATCCGCAAGGCCGACACGGCCAGCTTCATCCGGTGCCACCTCAACGCGTTCGCCTATTTCGGCGGAATGACCCAGACCATCCTGTACGACAACACCAAGCAGGTTGTGCTGGAACGCGACGAGGCCGGTCAGCCGGTCTGGAATCCCCAGTTCCTGGATTTCTCCTTGCGGCTTGGCTTTGCCATTCGGCTCTGCCGCCCCTACCGACCACGCACCAAGGGCAAGGTGGAGAGCGGCGTCGGGTACGTCGAGAAGAACTTCTGGCTAGGCGCGAAGTTCGTGGACGATGCCGATCTCAACCGTCAAGCCAGGCACTGGCTTGACCATGTGGCGAACGTCAGAACCCACGGTACCACCCGCGAAAAGCCCTGCGAGCGACTTGTGGTGGAACGGCCTGCCTTCAGACCCTTACCTTCACTGGAATCTTTATCGGTGTTCGTGCGGGAACCCCGCAAAGTCGGTTGGGACGGGTTCGTATCGTACGGTGGGAATTTCTACGGCGTCCCCTGGCGCTATGCCGGACAGACCGTCGACGTGCAGGCCAACAACCTGGAAGTGCAGGTGTTCAGCGGTTCCACCCGGATTGCTGTCCATCCACGGTCCGCCCAGCGAGGAGCGCGCTTCCTGGTGGAAGCGCAGTACGACGGCCTGCCTGTACCGGGTGACGATGCACCACGGCGGCGCGCCTTACTGGCATCCCAGACCGAAGGCTTGCCGGAGATGGAGGTCGAACAGCGGTCCCTGGCTGAGTACGACGCGCTGGTCGCAGTCGGCACCACGGCGACGCTGGAAGAGGTGTTGGCGACTGTCTTTCGGGAGGAGGAAGCATGA